A single Nerophis ophidion isolate RoL-2023_Sa linkage group LG26, RoL_Noph_v1.0, whole genome shotgun sequence DNA region contains:
- the podn gene encoding podocan, whose translation MPVELSAASMAFPKHSIPQALSLLVLAGLLVLGQVPEEPEAEEPARAVAKSDPSKCPTDCSCTVEGAVDCAGVDLVEFPSGLPNTTRQLELQNNKIEAIRVEHLSYLHQVETLNLQNNWLTTDGLEDEGFEMLEELAYLYLGNNKLTSAPKVLPPSLVSADLAANQLTKIFPYTFGYKPNLSSVYLHNNKLTDAGLPDHMFNCSDNLEVLTMSSNLLRTVPKNLPRSLYRLYLKSNKLEKIPAGAFDSMPKLRELYLQNNFLSNEGMDNETFRWRNEPLEQPGIFGLVQQQPQHGA comes from the exons ATGCCTGTT GAGCTATCAGCGGCGAGCATGGCCTTTCCCAAGCATTCCATCCCGCAGGCCCTCAGCCTGCTGGTCCTGGCCGGGCTGTTGGTTCTGGGCCAGGTCCCGGAGGAACCGGAGGCGGAGGAGCCGGCGAGGGCCGTGGCGAAATCGGATCCCAGCAAATGCCCGACGGACTGCAGCTGCACGGTTGAGGGGGCGGTGGATTGCGCCGGAGTGGACCTCGTGGAGTTCCCCAGTGGTCTGCCGAACACCACCCGCCAGCTGGAGCTACAG AACAACAAAATAGAGGCGATAAGAGTGGAGCACCTTTCATATCTCCATCAAGTGGAGACGCTCAACCTGCAAAACAACTGGCTCACCACCGACG GCCTGGAAGATGAAGGCTTCGAGATGTTGGAGGAACTGGCTTACTTGTACCTGGGCAACAACAAG CTTACCTCAGCACCCAAAGTCTTACCGCCGTCATTAGTCAGCGCCGACCTTGCTGCCAATCAGCTGACCAAGATTTTCCCATACACGTTTGGGTACAAGCCCAACCTAAG CTCTGTGTACCTCCACAACAACAAGCTAACTGATGCCGGGCTTCCTGATCACATGTTTAACTGTTCTGACAACCTGGAGGTCCTCACCATGTCAAGCAACTTACTGCGGACCGTCCCCAAGAACCTGCCCCGCAGCCTGTACCGTCTTTACCTGAAG AGCAACAAGCTGGAGAAAATCCCCGCCGGAGCCTTCGACAGCATGCCGAAACTCCGCGAGCTTTATCTGCAGAACAACTTCCTCAGCAACGAGGGCATGGACAACGAGACCTTCAGGTGGAGAAACGAG CCTCTTGAACAGCCTGGAATATTTGGACTTGTCCAACAACAACCTCAGCATGGTGCCTAA